Proteins from one Dama dama isolate Ldn47 chromosome 12, ASM3311817v1, whole genome shotgun sequence genomic window:
- the HAUS4 gene encoding HAUS augmin-like complex subunit 4 translates to MASGDFCLPGEGMEVLQQVCSKQLPPCNLSEEDLLQNPHFSQLLLSLSQHVDESGLSLTLAKEQARAWKDVRLHKTTWLRSEILQRVIQELLVDYYVKAQDTDLTSEDRKFHETLEQRLLVTELTRLLGPSQEREVPPLLGLEKADLLELMPPSEDFVWMRARLPLEVEEQLKKKCFTVLCYHNPSSDLDSETLKAAKVWNLAEVLAGEKQQCQAAKSQQKEQMVLLEKKSATYSQVLLRCLALLQRLLQEHRLKTQSELDRINAQYLEIKCSAMILKLRMEELKILSDTYTAEKVEVHRLIRDRLEGAIRLQEQDMEKSRQVLNTYEVLGEEFDKLVKEYTQLKQATENRRWTLQEFNKAYR, encoded by the exons ATGGCGTCCGGGGATTTCTGcttacctggagaagggatggaagTACTACAACAAG TGTGCAGCAAACAGCTTCCTCCTTGTAACCTGAGTGAAGAGGACCTATTACAGAACCCACACTTCAGCCAACTGCTGCTGAGTCTCTCACAACACGTGGACGAGAGTGGTTTAAGCCTCACGCTGGCGAAGGAGCAGGCCCGG GCGTGGAAGGACGTTCGACTGCATAAGACAACATGGTTAAGGTCTGAGATTTTACAGAGAGTCATTCAGGAGCTACTTGTGGACTACTATGTGAAGGCACAAGATACGGATTTAACTTCTGAGGACAGAAAG TTTCATGAGACCCTTGAACAGCGGCTACTCGTGACCGAGCTGACACGGCTCTTAGGTCCCAGCCAGGAGAGGGAGGTGCCTCCACTGCTAGGGCTGGAGAAGGCGGACCTTCTGGAGCTCATGCCACCCTCAGAG GATTTTGTGTGGATGAGAGCCCGGCTCCCCCTGGAAGTGGAGGAGCAGCTCAAGAAGAAATGCTTCACTGTGCTCTGCTACCACAATCCCAGTTCAG ATTTGGACAGTGAAACCCTGAAAGCAGCAAAGGTGTGGAACCTCGCCGAGGTTCTGGCAGGTGAGAAGCAGCAGTGCCAGGCTGCCAAGAGCCAGCAGAAGGAGCAGatggtgctgctggagaagaagaGTGCCACCTACTCCCAG GTGCTACTGCGCTGCCTGGCCTTGCTGCAGAGGCTTCTTCAGGAGCACCGGCTGAAGACTCAGTCCGAGCTGGACCGCATCAATGCCCAGTACCTGGAGATCAAGTGCAGCGCCATGATCCTTAAGCTGCG GATGGAAGAGCTAAAGATTTTGTCTGACACTTACACCGCTGAAAAAGTGGAAGTTCATCGTCTCATTAG GGACCGTTTGGAGGGGGCCATTCGCCTACAAGAGCAGGATATGGAGAAGTCCAGACAGGTCCTGAACACCTATGAGGTCCTCGGGGAGGAGTTTGACAAGCTGGTGAAAGAGTACACCCAACTCAAGCAGGCAACTGAGAACAGGCGCTGGACCCTCCAGGAGTTCAACAAGGCCTACCGCTGA